A genomic stretch from Rhinatrema bivittatum chromosome 9, aRhiBiv1.1, whole genome shotgun sequence includes:
- the NET1 gene encoding neuroepithelial cell-transforming gene 1 protein, producing the protein MVAHDEIGGLLPIKRTIRVIDVQNPSSRELEEPSNKRVRPLARVTSLANLISPVRNGAVRRFGQTIQSFALRSDTKSPGCAQKPCSRSVAPTPPKRRNSVLWSEMLDVNMKETLPTKEIKRQEAIFEMSRGEQDLIEDLKLARKAYHDPMLKLSIMSGDELAHLFGDLDSYIPLHEDFLARMGEATRPDGTVGQIGHILVHWLPGLNAYKAYCSNQLAAKALLDQKKQDRRVQDFLQRCLESPFSRKLDLWSFLDIPRSRLVKYPLLLKEILRHTPSDDPDVESLEEAISIIQGVLSDINVKKGESECQYYIDKLEYLDEKQRDPRIEASKVLLCHGELRNKSGHKLYLFLFQEILVLTRPITRSERQYYQVYRQPIAVQELVLEDLQDGDVRMGGSFRGAFSNSDKAKNIFRVRFQDLSSGQSHTLQANDVFHKQQWLNCIRTAIAPFQQTGTPTEAKELPELSEESEENHPPTPSMGAQRLPSLLAGIIPMELDETESEGSPLAETAKESSRVKTSHRSHAGHRRTREKTQHGGKRKETLV; encoded by the exons ATGGTGGCGCACGACGAGATCGGAGGCCTTTTGCCCATCAAGCGCACCATCCGAGTCATAGACGTGCAGAATCCGTCCTCCCGGGAGCTCGAG GAACCAAGTAATAAACGGGTTCGACCTCTGGCGCGCGTCACGTCCCTGGCAAATTTAATCTCCCCAGTCAGAAATGGTGCAGTCAGACGCTTTGGCCAAACAATTCAG TCATTCGCCCTGCGCAGTGACACCAAATCCCCTGGCTGTGCCCAGAAACCATGCAGCAGGTCCgttgccccaactcctcccaaaaGAAGAAACAGCGTCTTATGGTCGGAGATGCTGGACGTCAACATGAAGGAGACGCTACCCACCAAAGAAATAAAACGGCAGGAG GCTATATTTGAAATGTCTCGCGGGGAACAGGATTTAATTGAAGATTTAAAGCTTGCCAGAAAGGCCTACCATGATCCAATGCTGAAGTTGTCCATTATGTCTGGAGACGAGCTTGCACATCTGTTTGGAGACTTGGATTCATACATCCCTTTGCATGAAG acTTTCTAGCCAGAATGGGAGAAGCAACACGGCCAGATGGAACAGTGGGACAGATTGGTCACATTCTGGTTCACTGG CTGCCTGGTCTGAACGCTTACAAAGCGTACTGCAGTAACCAGCTGGCAGCCAAGGCCCTCTTGGATCAGAAGAAGCAGGACCGCCGCGTGCAGGACTTCCTTCAGCGCTGCCTTGAATCGCCTTTCAGTCGCAAGCTGGACCTCTGGAGCTTCCTGGATATCCCACGGAGCCGGCTGGTGAAATACCCCCTGCTGCTAAAAGAAATTCTCAGACACACTCCCAGCGATGACCCTGACGTCGAAAGCCTGGAAGAGGCA ATCTCTATAATCCAAGGCGTCCTGTCCGACATCAACGTGAAGAAGGGAGAGTCGGAATGCCAGTATTACATTGACAAACTGGAGTATCTCGACGAGAAGCAGAGGGACCCGAGAATTGAAGCCAGCAAGGTGCTGCTTTGCCACGGGGAGCTGAGGAATAAAAGTGGACAT AAACTATACCTCTTCCTTTTTCAAGAGATCTTGGTTCTAACCCGTCCCATCACGCGCAGTGAGCGTCAGTATTACCAGGTGTACCGGCAGCCCATTGCGGTGCAGGAACTGGTGCTGGAGGACCTCCAGGATGGCGATGTCAGGATGGGAGGCTCCTTTAGAGGAGCTTTCAGCAATTCAGACAAAG CTAAAAATATCTTTAGGGTTCGGTTCCAAGACCTGTCCTCTGGCCAGTCCCATACCCTGCAGGCAAACGATGTTTTTCATAAACAGCAGTGGCTGAATTGCATTCGCACCGCCATTGCGCCCTTTCAGCAAACGGGTACCCCGACGGAAGCGAAAGAGCTGCCAGAGCTCAGCGAGGAGTCGGAAGAGAACCATCCACCAACACCCAGCATGGGAGCCCAGCGTCTGCCTTCTTTACTCGCTGGTATTATTCCGATGGAACTGGATGAGACTGAGTCAGAGGGCAGCCCCCTCGCAGAAACAGCCAAAGAGTCTTCACGGGTCAAAACGTCCCACCGATCCCATGCAGGGCACAGGCGAACTCGAGAGAAGACGCAGCACGGTGGCAAGCGGAAAGAAACCTTAGTTTAA